In Sulfoacidibacillus ferrooxidans, the DNA window GGGTTTGAGGATGCCCGGTATTTAGAGAAGGCGCTTGGGACGGAGTGGGTTGAGGAGCATACGCATTCTCGGAGTTTGGTGAGTTACTTGAATATGAGTGGGCGAACGGAATCACCCAAGGTATCTACGAGGGAACGGGAAAAGGCTCGTTTTCGATCGGAGGACATTTCCTTTCAACTTGCAGAAAATGAAGCGATCTTTCTCATGACCGTAGGCAATCAACAAAAGTATCCAGAGGTCGGGATCACAACATATGCAACGGAATGGATCAAACAGCAAAAGGATTTCTACCTGACGAAGCAACGAGTCAAAAAAGAGCCGATTTCGCAGGTGAATGAACAAAAAAAGGACCCTATTCGAGGATACATCACGGAAGTAGCTTCTGCTGATGCTCATGGACCTGCCGTGCCGGAATCCACAGTCTATGTAACGAAACATTCGATCCGGCCAGAGTCAGATGGGTTAGGGATGATTGTCTTCGATACCACGCCAGAAGCGCAGGCGAAGATTCGTGAAGCGGAACGTAGAGGGAGATCCATTGTTGGTGATCACTATATGCATACGCCAGATAAGCTAAAAGGAAAAACTCTCCACGAATCATTGGCCATTATTGGAGAGGAGAAGAGGAAAGAGCGTGAAGCAAAAGGGGAACCGGCTCCTGATTTTAGAGCCATGTATCGAACGAACTATCAAAAGGGGATAGACCAAGCGGGTCTTTTGCGAGAGGAATCAGCGTTGCAACAGCATCAAGATATCGTGATCCCTGTACCAGAGCCAAAACAACCGGATGTGCAAAAAAAGGAGCAGTTAACAGCTAAGTTGGACAAGCCATTTGATCGAGAAAAGGATGCGCCTGTCTGCCAAAAATGCGGTGGAACAATGAATTTGTATGACATGAAAAATATTCATGGAATTGTGGTACAAGGAAATGGAGTTACACGCCTTACGTACAAATGCAGTCAAGATGACGCGAAGGACATTTATTTTTTGTGTAATGTTTGTGATCATATCGTTCAAAGAGTGATGCGCGATGGGGATTATTATAAAGAATGCTCACATTGCGGTAGCAAATTGAAAGAGTCGTAGTAAAGAAATTTACGAAAAAAAGTGGATTGAAAATGGAGGGTTTTTAGGGTTGACAACGCGGTAAAGTGAGAGTAGTAAAACTTATCTAACATAGATGAAAGGGGATTTACCAGTGGAAAATAACCGCTTGTTTTATGTCAACGTGCTCGCCGAAGGGGCTAAGGAAGGGGAACAAGTGCTTGATCACATCAAAGTAGATCTTGCTGCACGTGCGTGGAAACGTGGTAATACAGTTGTACATTATAAGTTGTATGGAACAGAAACATTAGAAATGAAGGATGGCACGAAAAAAGAGATGTTGTTTGGCGATGTGGGCGTAGCGAAGATCTATTTGCCTTTGGAAATGGCTGCTTTAGACCCCAAACAACGTCCTAGCGATTTGTTTAAATACTGGGTGTCAGGCGTCATTGAAGATTTTGACATAAAAGACACGGGAAATCGAGTTTTAGTCATGAATCGAGCTAAGGCACTAAAAATCCTCAAAGAGCGTAATGCACTAAAATTGCGTGAAAGAAAGCTATATGCTGTGATACAACGAGAGCTTATAGGAGCCTACCTCGTAAATGCTGGCGGAT includes these proteins:
- a CDS encoding 4-hydroxy-3-methylbut-2-enyl diphosphate reductase — encoded protein: MENNRLFYVNVLAEGAKEGEQVLDHIKVDLAARAWKRGNTVVHYKLYGTETLEMKDGTKKEMLFGDVGVAKIYLPLEMAALDPKQRPSDLFKYWVSGVIEDFDIKDTGNRVLVMNRAKALKILKERNALKLRERKLYAVIQRELIGAYLVNAGGYTALLPKAYYDWDRDKKAKIGEEFPVMVLPSREGAPMIVSRRDAITNPYAMLNLNKNAEVGGVLTRMNRNGTFLVEITKGVTVSVDPINMRRIPELGDFVTIRIIGNNHSGPYGVFEYATDAI